From the genome of Silurus meridionalis isolate SWU-2019-XX chromosome 12, ASM1480568v1, whole genome shotgun sequence, one region includes:
- the sik2b gene encoding serine/threonine-protein kinase SIK2 isoform X1: MVMADSEPKAALRGPVRVGFYDIERTLGKGNFAVVKLARHRITKSEVAIKIIDKTQLDSVNLEKIYREVKIMKMLDHPHIIKLYQVMETKNMLYLVTEYAKNGEIFDYLAKHGRLSEPEARRKFWQILSAVEYCHNGNVVHRDLKAENLLLDGHMNIKIADFGFANFFQPGKPLATWCGSPPYAAPEVFEGQQYEGPQLDIWSLGVVLYVLVCGALPFDGPSLPVLRQRVLEGRFRIPYFMTEDCEHLIRRMLVLDPSKRLSVAQIKEHKWMVLEVPIQRPLLYQQSSSNEDYAGLGVYSEQVLRLMHSLGIDQHKTVESLQNKSYNHFAAIYYLLVERLRAHRSSFPVEPRLDARQRRPSTIADQTMVKSGSGAPQVSLMPQNVHLLRSLAVPQAGADSYAYPQSSCAPDHSLMEEEVGTPKVDGCMLDPLPPVVVRKSSTSSPSNMMETSIDEGIETEDPDAEEEAAHAFNAYQTARFGQRRHTLSEVTNQPGALSSAGKLFSLGSMDSEYDTGSMHSDLSLLDDASPNNKAVLANASISRVNPPFISRVTLPNPAMHMLSSQRRETHNRSPVSFREGRRASDTSLTQGMVAFRQHLQNLARAKGILELNKVYEQMGSGENPSLGPFSPQTHPHNPLDPLLQGGGCHQHDMALYSGGPSMSRRQSLEPQYPSHRIPKANLMASPGSCHMFCKETPRSLEQQLAEHSLCPPRLQQKRLYLQKQSQMQAYFNQMHIVDGSYASCTPISHQDSQAQSAISHQQLNTQPYSPMMEPGSDALTYDPYLRHYPHLQHSALAPGIPPQLQSQQPYSFQSHEPGLCQLGEVLYQEPHDPPLEPGQPPPLCAEARVPNPVPGYEGLKVADAFADSEMMETVDSQHGFVLVK, translated from the exons ATGGTCATGGCTGACAGCGAGCCGAAAGCGGCGCTCCGCGGGCCGGTGCGTGTGGGTTTCTACGACATCGAGCGCACGCTCGGCAAGGGAAACTTCGCCGTGGTCAAACTGGCCAGGCACCGGATCACCAAAAGTGAG GTGGCTATAAAGATCATAGACAAGACCCAGCTGGACTCGGTAAACCTGGAGAAGATCTACCGCGAGGTGAAGATCATGAAAATGCTGGACCACCCACATATCATCAAGCTGTATCAG GTCATGGAGACCAAGAATATGCTCTACTTGGTGACAGAGTATGCCAAAAATGGGGAAATTTTTG ACTACCTGGCCAAGCACGGACGGCTGAGTGAGCCTGAAGCTCGTCGCAAGTTCTGGCAGATCTTGTCTGCAGTGGAATATTGCCACAACGGCAACGTTGTACACCGGGACCTGAAAGCTGAGAACCTGCTCCTAGACGGACACATGAACATCAAGATTGCAG ATTTTGGCTTTGCAAACTTCTTCCAGCCGGGAAAGCCTTTGGCCACATGGTGTGGCAGTCCCCCATATGCTGCCCCTGAAGTGTTTGAAGGACAGCAGTATGAAGGACCACAGCTAGACATCTGG agtTTAGGGGTGGTCCTTTACGTGCTGGTGTGTGGCGCCCTGCCTTTTGATGGTCCCTCCCTGCCTGTGTTAAGGCAGCGTGTGTTAGAAGGCCGCTTCCGAATCCCATACTTCATGACTGAAG ACTGTGAGCATCTGATCCGAAGGATGCTGGTGTTGGACCCATCCAAGCGTCTCTCGGTGGCTCAGATTAAGGAGCACAAGTGGATGGTGCTGGAGGTTCCCATACAGAGACCCCTCCTCTACCAGCAGTCCAGCTCGAACGAGGACTACGCCGGACTGGGAGTGTACAGCGAGCAGGTGCTGAGGCTCATGCACAGCCTCGGCATCGACCAGCACAAGACTGTAGAG TCTCTCCAGAACAAAAGCTATAACCACTTTGCTGCAATTTACTACCTGCTGGTGGAGAGACTGCGAGCACACCGATCCAGTTTCCCCGTGGAGCCCCGTCTGGACGCTCGCCAGCGCAGACCCAGCACCATCGCCGATCAGACCATGGTGAAG TCGGGCAGCGGCGCTCCCCAGGTGAGCCTGATGCCCCAGAATGTGCATCTGCTGCGCTCGCTGGCTGTGCCTCAGGCCGGCGCTGACTCCTACGCCTACCCACAATCCTCCTGTGCGCCTGATCACAGCctcatggaggaggaggtgggaACTCCCAAA GTGGACGGCTGCATGCTGGACCCTCTGCCTCCGGTGGTTGTGCGGAAATCCAGCACGTCATCCCCTAGTAACATGATGGAGACGTCTATAGATGAAGGCATCGAGACGGAGGACCCGGACGCCGAAGAAGAAGCCGCGCACGCTTTCAACGCTTACCAGACGGCACGCTTTGGCCAGCGCAGACACACGCTGTCCGAGGTCACCAACCAACCCGGAGCGCTGAGCAGCGCAG GGAAGCTGTTCTCATTGGGCAGCATGGACTCTGAGTACGACACGGGCTCGATGCACAGTGACCTGAGCCTGCTGGATGACGCGTCCCCCAATAACAAAGCGGTTCTAGCCAATGCGTCCATCAGCCGCGTGAATCCCCCCTTCATCAGCCGCGTGACTCTGCCCAACCCGGCCATGCACATGCTGAGCTCACAGAGGAGAGAAACTCACAACCGCTCACCCGTCAGCTTCCGCGAGGGACGTCGCGCATCCGATACCTCACTCACACAAG GTATGGTGGCATTTCGGCAGCATCTACAAAACCTGGCTCGCGCGAAAGGCATCCTGGAGCTCAACAAGGTTTATGAGCAGATGGGCTCCGGGGAGAATCCCTCACTAGGACCGTTCAGCCctcagacacacccacacaaccCTCTGGATCCCTTACTGCAG GGAGGTGGATGTCATCAGCATGACATGGCCTTGTACTCAGGTGGCCCTTCAATGTCTAGGAGACAGAGTCTGGAGCCACAATATCCCTCACACAGGATACCG AAAGCGAACCTGATGGCAAGCCCCGGGAGCTGCCATATGTTCTGTAAAGAGACGCCTCGCAGCCTGGAACAGCAGCTGGCCGAGCACAG TCTGTGTCCCCCCAGGTTGCAGCAGAAGAGACTGTATCTTCAGAAGCAGTCTCAAATGCAGGCATATTTTAACCAGATGCACATAGTGGACGGGTCGTATGCATCTTGCACACCAATAAGCCACCAGGACTCTCAGGCTCAGAGCGCGATTTCACACCAGCAGCTAAATACACAGCCTTATAGTCCCATGATGGAGCCTGGCAGCGACGCCCTGACATATGATCCCTACCTGCGTCATTACCCCCACCTGCAGCACTCCGCTCTTGCCCCTGGTATACCCCCCCAGCTGCAGAGTCAGCAGCCCTACAGCTTCCAATCGCATGAGCCAGGCCTTTGCCAGCTGGGTGAGGTTCTGTACCAGGAACCCCACGATCCCCCGCTAGAACCCGGTCAGCCTCCTCCTCTATGCGCAGAAGCACGGGTGCCAAATCCAGTACCGGGGTACGAAGGCCTCAAAGTGGCAGACGCTTTTGCAGACAGTGAGATGATGGAGACGGTGGACTCCCAGCATGGCTTCGTGCTGGTCAAGTAG
- the sik2b gene encoding serine/threonine-protein kinase SIK2 isoform X2 — protein sequence MVMADSEPKAALRGPVRVGFYDIERTLGKGNFAVVKLARHRITKSEVAIKIIDKTQLDSVNLEKIYREVKIMKMLDHPHIIKLYQVMETKNMLYLVTEYAKNGEIFDYLAKHGRLSEPEARRKFWQILSAVEYCHNGNVVHRDLKAENLLLDGHMNIKIADFGFANFFQPGKPLATWCGSPPYAAPEVFEGQQYEGPQLDIWSLGVVLYVLVCGALPFDGPSLPVLRQRVLEGRFRIPYFMTEDCEHLIRRMLVLDPSKRLSVAQIKEHKWMVLEVPIQRPLLYQQSSSNEDYAGLGVYSEQVLRLMHSLGIDQHKTVESLQNKSYNHFAAIYYLLVERLRAHRSSFPVEPRLDARQRRPSTIADQTMVKSGSGAPQVSLMPQNVHLLRSLAVPQAGADSYAYPQSSCAPDHSLMEEEVGTPKVDGCMLDPLPPVVVRKSSTSSPSNMMETSIDEGIETEDPDAEEEAAHAFNAYQTARFGQRRHTLSEVTNQPGALSSAGKLFSLGSMDSEYDTGSMHSDLSLLDDASPNNKAVLANASISRVNPPFISRVTLPNPAMHMLSSQRRETHNRSPVSFREGRRASDTSLTQGMVAFRQHLQNLARAKGILELNKVYEQMGSGENPSLGPFSPQTHPHNPLDPLLQGGGCHQHDMALYSGGPSMSRRQSLEPQYPSHRIPKANLMASPGSCHMFCKETPRSLEQQLAEHRLQQKRLYLQKQSQMQAYFNQMHIVDGSYASCTPISHQDSQAQSAISHQQLNTQPYSPMMEPGSDALTYDPYLRHYPHLQHSALAPGIPPQLQSQQPYSFQSHEPGLCQLGEVLYQEPHDPPLEPGQPPPLCAEARVPNPVPGYEGLKVADAFADSEMMETVDSQHGFVLVK from the exons ATGGTCATGGCTGACAGCGAGCCGAAAGCGGCGCTCCGCGGGCCGGTGCGTGTGGGTTTCTACGACATCGAGCGCACGCTCGGCAAGGGAAACTTCGCCGTGGTCAAACTGGCCAGGCACCGGATCACCAAAAGTGAG GTGGCTATAAAGATCATAGACAAGACCCAGCTGGACTCGGTAAACCTGGAGAAGATCTACCGCGAGGTGAAGATCATGAAAATGCTGGACCACCCACATATCATCAAGCTGTATCAG GTCATGGAGACCAAGAATATGCTCTACTTGGTGACAGAGTATGCCAAAAATGGGGAAATTTTTG ACTACCTGGCCAAGCACGGACGGCTGAGTGAGCCTGAAGCTCGTCGCAAGTTCTGGCAGATCTTGTCTGCAGTGGAATATTGCCACAACGGCAACGTTGTACACCGGGACCTGAAAGCTGAGAACCTGCTCCTAGACGGACACATGAACATCAAGATTGCAG ATTTTGGCTTTGCAAACTTCTTCCAGCCGGGAAAGCCTTTGGCCACATGGTGTGGCAGTCCCCCATATGCTGCCCCTGAAGTGTTTGAAGGACAGCAGTATGAAGGACCACAGCTAGACATCTGG agtTTAGGGGTGGTCCTTTACGTGCTGGTGTGTGGCGCCCTGCCTTTTGATGGTCCCTCCCTGCCTGTGTTAAGGCAGCGTGTGTTAGAAGGCCGCTTCCGAATCCCATACTTCATGACTGAAG ACTGTGAGCATCTGATCCGAAGGATGCTGGTGTTGGACCCATCCAAGCGTCTCTCGGTGGCTCAGATTAAGGAGCACAAGTGGATGGTGCTGGAGGTTCCCATACAGAGACCCCTCCTCTACCAGCAGTCCAGCTCGAACGAGGACTACGCCGGACTGGGAGTGTACAGCGAGCAGGTGCTGAGGCTCATGCACAGCCTCGGCATCGACCAGCACAAGACTGTAGAG TCTCTCCAGAACAAAAGCTATAACCACTTTGCTGCAATTTACTACCTGCTGGTGGAGAGACTGCGAGCACACCGATCCAGTTTCCCCGTGGAGCCCCGTCTGGACGCTCGCCAGCGCAGACCCAGCACCATCGCCGATCAGACCATGGTGAAG TCGGGCAGCGGCGCTCCCCAGGTGAGCCTGATGCCCCAGAATGTGCATCTGCTGCGCTCGCTGGCTGTGCCTCAGGCCGGCGCTGACTCCTACGCCTACCCACAATCCTCCTGTGCGCCTGATCACAGCctcatggaggaggaggtgggaACTCCCAAA GTGGACGGCTGCATGCTGGACCCTCTGCCTCCGGTGGTTGTGCGGAAATCCAGCACGTCATCCCCTAGTAACATGATGGAGACGTCTATAGATGAAGGCATCGAGACGGAGGACCCGGACGCCGAAGAAGAAGCCGCGCACGCTTTCAACGCTTACCAGACGGCACGCTTTGGCCAGCGCAGACACACGCTGTCCGAGGTCACCAACCAACCCGGAGCGCTGAGCAGCGCAG GGAAGCTGTTCTCATTGGGCAGCATGGACTCTGAGTACGACACGGGCTCGATGCACAGTGACCTGAGCCTGCTGGATGACGCGTCCCCCAATAACAAAGCGGTTCTAGCCAATGCGTCCATCAGCCGCGTGAATCCCCCCTTCATCAGCCGCGTGACTCTGCCCAACCCGGCCATGCACATGCTGAGCTCACAGAGGAGAGAAACTCACAACCGCTCACCCGTCAGCTTCCGCGAGGGACGTCGCGCATCCGATACCTCACTCACACAAG GTATGGTGGCATTTCGGCAGCATCTACAAAACCTGGCTCGCGCGAAAGGCATCCTGGAGCTCAACAAGGTTTATGAGCAGATGGGCTCCGGGGAGAATCCCTCACTAGGACCGTTCAGCCctcagacacacccacacaaccCTCTGGATCCCTTACTGCAG GGAGGTGGATGTCATCAGCATGACATGGCCTTGTACTCAGGTGGCCCTTCAATGTCTAGGAGACAGAGTCTGGAGCCACAATATCCCTCACACAGGATACCG AAAGCGAACCTGATGGCAAGCCCCGGGAGCTGCCATATGTTCTGTAAAGAGACGCCTCGCAGCCTGGAACAGCAGCTGGCCGAGCACAG GTTGCAGCAGAAGAGACTGTATCTTCAGAAGCAGTCTCAAATGCAGGCATATTTTAACCAGATGCACATAGTGGACGGGTCGTATGCATCTTGCACACCAATAAGCCACCAGGACTCTCAGGCTCAGAGCGCGATTTCACACCAGCAGCTAAATACACAGCCTTATAGTCCCATGATGGAGCCTGGCAGCGACGCCCTGACATATGATCCCTACCTGCGTCATTACCCCCACCTGCAGCACTCCGCTCTTGCCCCTGGTATACCCCCCCAGCTGCAGAGTCAGCAGCCCTACAGCTTCCAATCGCATGAGCCAGGCCTTTGCCAGCTGGGTGAGGTTCTGTACCAGGAACCCCACGATCCCCCGCTAGAACCCGGTCAGCCTCCTCCTCTATGCGCAGAAGCACGGGTGCCAAATCCAGTACCGGGGTACGAAGGCCTCAAAGTGGCAGACGCTTTTGCAGACAGTGAGATGATGGAGACGGTGGACTCCCAGCATGGCTTCGTGCTGGTCAAGTAG